In Diachasmimorpha longicaudata isolate KC_UGA_2023 chromosome 7, iyDiaLong2, whole genome shotgun sequence, the following proteins share a genomic window:
- the LOC135164802 gene encoding adenylate kinase isoenzyme 1-like, whose amino-acid sequence MNENVKLLVFVLCWILLVQIGVGMNRRKMKTIWVIGGPGCGKGTQCDKIIAKYGLLHLSSGDLLREEVASGSPRGASLQELMSKGLFVPTDVVLSLIKERMDKARAEGGTVGFLIDGYPREKDQGIQFEKDVCPVDIIIAFDVASETMRTRLLGRAAVSGRADDNEATIAKRIEIFNLKNEEILAHYIDKVVRINAEGTIDDIFEQVSKALDPLFVS is encoded by the exons ATGAACGAGAATGTGAAATTGCTCGTGTTTGTACTTTGCTGGATTCTATTGGTACAGATTGGAGTAGGAAT GAACCGCAGGAAAATGAAGACAATCTGGGTGATCGGTGGACCGGGATGTGGAAAAGGAACTCAATGTGATAAAATCATAGCCAAATACGGTCTTCTGCATCTGAGCAGCGGTGATCTACTGAGGGAGGAAGTAGCGAGTGGAAGCCCCAGAGGTGCTTCCCTCCAAGAACTCATGTCCAAAGGTCTCTTCGTCCCTACG gATGTTGTGCTTTCTCTGATCAAAGAGCGAATGGATAAGGCGCGGGCAGAGGGAGGAACAGTCGGATTTCTCATCGACGGATATCCTAGAGAGAAGGATCAAGgaattcaatttgaaaaagaT GTGTGTCCAGTCGATATAATCATTGCCTTCGACGTTGCCAGCGAGACCATGAGAACAAGATTGCTAGGGCGAGCTGCAGTATCAGGACGAGCTGATGATAATGAGGCAACAATTGCTAAAcgaattgaaatattcaacttaaaaaatgaagaaatccTCGCTCACTACATAGATAAAGTTGTTCGC ATAAACGCCGAAGGTACAATTGATGACATTTTCGAGCAAGTTTCCAAGGCCTTGGATCCACTCTTCGTCTCCtga